A window of the Apostichopus japonicus isolate 1M-3 chromosome 8, ASM3797524v1, whole genome shotgun sequence genome harbors these coding sequences:
- the LOC139972012 gene encoding phosphatidylinositol-glycan biosynthesis class F protein-like — MASNRGDLLEVSKQSLLRLLYMNILLLVSLFVLNFLLLVVEWRFNIVTHTKDAVKLAVVAVTLVESVCFLFCGSFTTSTNTYSTKLKFRDHIYNLLKAVIIFLSSCVLLHVITVLYGAPAFENVEQTFLFSLLLTTLSIVPCLLFIGTDFESWTRLYFERRPENAAELCLLYIVVCSYVGAWLGAFPIPLDWERPWQEWPITVCIGALVGHTAGILLSICHLLYHMTEGNKPQFR, encoded by the exons ATGGCCAGCAACCGAGGCGATCTTCTTGAAGTATCAAAACAGTCATTATTGCGATTGCTGTACATGAATATTCTGCTTCTGGTTTCgctttttgtacttaattttcttcttttagttGTAGAATGGAGATTTAACATCGTAACTCATACTAAGGACGCTGTAAAGTTAGCTGTGGTCGCCGTAACTTTGGTAGAGTccgtttgtttcttgttttgtggTTCTTTCACGACTTCTACAAACACATATTCTACG AAACTGAAGTTTAGAGATCATATCTACAATCTACTGAAGGCTGTTATCATCTTCCTATCCAGCTGTGTTTTACTCCATGTAATAACAGTATTATATGGAGCTCCAGCATTTGA aAATGTGGAACAAACATTCCTATTTTCTCTTTTGCTGACAACATTATCAATAGTACCTTGCCTCTTATTCATCGGAACAGACTTTGAATCTTGGACAAGATTATACTTTGAGAGAAG aCCAGAGAATGCTGCTGAGTTGTGTTTACTTTATATAGTGGTCTGTTCTTATGTTGGTGCTTGGTTAGGAGCATTTCCAATACCCCTTGACTGGGAGAGACCTTGGCAG gaATGGCCGATTACAGTATGTATTGGTGCATTAGTAGGACATACAGCTGGCATTCTGCTCTCGATTTGTCACCTGTTGTATCACATGACTGAAGGAAACAAGCCACAATTCAGATAG